In Flavobacterium lacustre, a genomic segment contains:
- a CDS encoding NADP-dependent isocitrate dehydrogenase, with protein MSNKSKIFYTLTDEAPLLATYSFLPIVQAFTATSDIEIETRDISLAGRILANFPEFLTESQKTSDALLELGTLATTPEANIIKLPNVSASVPQLKAAIAELQSHGYALPDFPEEPQNDEEKNIKAKYSKILGSAVNPVLREGNSDRRAPKAVKNYAKANPHSMGAWSSDSKTQVAAMESGDFYGSEKSVTVASPTDVKIEFVGKDGSTTVLKASTPLKAGEIIDSSVMNLNALKSFVAKTIKEAKEKNVLLSVHLKATMMKVSDPIIFGAIVEVYFKDVFEKYAALFNELNVDTRNGLGDVYAKIAGHPMQAEVEAAIDQAIANGPALAMVNSDKGITNLHVPSDVIVDASMPAMIRTSGQMYNKEGKRQDTIAIIPDRCYAGVYVATIDFCKKHGAFDPTTMGSVPNVGLMAQKAEEYGSHDKTFQMNADGIVRVVDTNGTVLMEQTVEAKDIFRMCQAKDAPIQDWVKLAVNRARLSNTPAVFWLDEGRAHDRELIEKVKKYLKDHDTTGLDIQILNPIEATNFTLERIIKGLDTISVTGNVLRDYLTDLFPILEVGTSAKMLSIVPLMNGGGLFETGAGGSAPKHVEQFIEEGYLRWDSLGEFLALGASLEHLGQTLNNSKAIVLAETLDVATEKFLANDKSPARKLGQIDNRGSHFYLAMYWAEALAAQTKDTGLKAIFEPIAAEFIANEDKINAELIGAQGKPQPLGGHYQPNPEATSKAMRPSQTFNAILAKIA; from the coding sequence ATGTCAAATAAATCCAAAATTTTTTACACACTTACAGATGAGGCGCCTTTATTGGCAACTTATTCATTTTTACCTATTGTCCAGGCGTTCACTGCCACTTCAGATATTGAAATTGAAACAAGAGATATTTCTCTTGCAGGAAGAATTTTAGCTAACTTCCCTGAGTTCTTGACTGAAAGCCAAAAAACCAGCGATGCTTTATTGGAACTTGGAACATTAGCCACAACTCCGGAAGCAAATATTATAAAATTACCGAATGTTTCAGCATCGGTACCACAATTAAAAGCTGCAATTGCAGAATTACAATCTCATGGTTATGCGTTACCTGATTTTCCAGAGGAACCGCAAAATGACGAAGAGAAAAACATCAAAGCTAAATATTCTAAAATTTTAGGCTCTGCTGTAAATCCAGTTTTACGCGAAGGAAATTCAGATCGTAGAGCACCAAAAGCAGTTAAAAACTACGCTAAAGCAAACCCGCATTCAATGGGAGCTTGGTCTTCTGATTCTAAAACACAAGTTGCAGCTATGGAAAGCGGTGATTTTTACGGAAGTGAAAAATCAGTTACTGTAGCATCGCCTACCGATGTAAAAATTGAATTTGTAGGGAAAGATGGTTCAACAACAGTTTTGAAAGCCAGCACACCATTAAAAGCAGGAGAAATAATTGATAGTTCGGTAATGAACTTGAACGCTTTGAAATCTTTTGTGGCCAAAACTATAAAAGAAGCCAAAGAAAAAAACGTTTTGCTTTCCGTTCACTTGAAAGCTACGATGATGAAAGTTTCGGATCCAATTATTTTTGGAGCCATAGTAGAAGTGTATTTCAAGGATGTTTTCGAAAAATACGCCGCTTTATTCAATGAATTAAATGTTGATACCAGAAATGGTTTAGGAGATGTGTACGCAAAAATTGCAGGACACCCGATGCAAGCTGAAGTAGAAGCTGCAATAGACCAAGCGATAGCTAACGGTCCAGCATTGGCGATGGTAAATTCTGATAAAGGGATTACTAATCTTCATGTTCCTTCGGATGTGATTGTAGATGCTTCTATGCCGGCAATGATTCGTACTTCGGGACAAATGTATAACAAGGAAGGAAAAAGGCAAGATACAATCGCGATTATCCCGGACAGATGTTATGCAGGAGTTTATGTGGCGACTATTGATTTTTGTAAAAAACACGGTGCTTTCGACCCAACAACTATGGGAAGTGTTCCAAACGTAGGTTTGATGGCGCAAAAAGCAGAAGAATATGGTTCACATGACAAAACATTCCAAATGAATGCAGACGGAATTGTTCGCGTTGTGGATACAAACGGAACTGTTTTGATGGAACAAACTGTAGAAGCAAAAGATATTTTCAGAATGTGTCAGGCAAAAGATGCTCCGATTCAGGACTGGGTTAAATTGGCTGTAAACAGAGCTCGTTTATCAAATACTCCGGCAGTTTTCTGGTTAGACGAAGGAAGAGCGCACGACAGAGAATTAATCGAAAAAGTAAAAAAATATTTAAAAGATCACGATACAACAGGTTTGGATATTCAAATCCTGAATCCTATTGAGGCTACTAATTTTACATTAGAAAGAATCATCAAAGGATTAGATACTATTTCTGTAACAGGAAACGTATTGCGTGATTATTTGACCGACTTATTTCCAATTTTAGAAGTTGGAACATCAGCTAAAATGTTGTCTATCGTTCCGTTAATGAATGGTGGAGGTTTGTTTGAAACTGGTGCAGGTGGATCAGCTCCAAAACACGTAGAGCAATTTATTGAAGAAGGATATTTACGTTGGGATTCTCTTGGTGAATTTTTAGCTTTAGGCGCTTCATTGGAACATTTAGGGCAAACATTAAACAACTCGAAAGCGATTGTTTTAGCAGAAACTCTTGATGTAGCCACAGAGAAATTCTTAGCAAACGATAAATCTCCTGCTCGTAAATTAGGACAAATCGATAACCGAGGTTCTCATTTTTATTTAGCGATGTATTGGGCCGAAGCTTTAGCAGCACAAACTAAAGATACTGGTTTGAAAGCTATTTTTGAACCTATAGCAGCAGAGTTTATAGCAAATGAAGATAAAATAAATGCAGAACTAATTGGTGCTCAGGGAAAACCACAACCATTAGGAGGTCATTATCAACCTAACCCGGAAGCAACAAGCAAAGCAATGCGTCCGAGTCAAACATTCAATGCTATTTTAGCTAAAATCGCTTAA
- the rplS gene encoding 50S ribosomal protein L19: protein MADLMKFVQDEFVTRKDFPVFGAGDTITVFYEIKEGEKTRTQFFKGVVIQRRGSGNTETFTIRKMSGAVGVERIFPVNLPALQKVEINKKGAVRRARIFYFRELTGKKAKIKDKRR from the coding sequence ATGGCAGATTTAATGAAATTCGTTCAAGACGAATTCGTAACAAGAAAAGATTTCCCTGTTTTTGGAGCTGGAGACACTATTACAGTTTTCTACGAAATTAAAGAGGGTGAAAAAACAAGAACTCAGTTTTTTAAAGGAGTTGTTATTCAAAGAAGAGGTTCTGGTAACACAGAAACTTTTACAATTCGTAAAATGTCAGGTGCAGTTGGAGTAGAGCGTATCTTCCCAGTAAACTTGCCAGCTTTACAAAAAGTTGAAATCAACAAAAAAGGTGCTGTTCGTAGAGCTAGAATTTTCTACTTTAGAGAACTTACTGGTAAAAAAGCCAAAATTAAAGACAAAAGAAGATAG
- the trmD gene encoding tRNA (guanosine(37)-N1)-methyltransferase TrmD — MRIDIITVLPELLRSPFEASIMKRAIDKGIVEVHIHNLRDYTTNKQKSVDDYPFGGGAGMVMTVQPIDACITHLKSERSYDEIIYMSPDGETLNQKMANTMSMYENIIILCGHYKGVDQRVRDHFITKEISIGDYVLSGGELGALVLSDALIRLIPGVLSDETSALTDSFQDGLLSGPIYTRPADYKGWKVPDVLMSGHFAKIDKWREDMAYEHTKNRRPDLLDENNL; from the coding sequence ATGCGCATAGATATTATTACTGTCCTTCCGGAATTATTGCGAAGTCCGTTTGAGGCTTCAATCATGAAACGTGCAATCGACAAAGGAATTGTAGAAGTTCATATTCATAATTTACGGGATTATACCACCAATAAACAGAAAAGTGTAGACGATTATCCGTTTGGTGGAGGCGCTGGAATGGTGATGACGGTTCAGCCTATTGATGCGTGTATTACCCATTTGAAAAGCGAAAGATCCTACGATGAAATCATTTACATGTCACCGGACGGGGAAACCTTGAACCAAAAAATGGCCAATACGATGTCGATGTATGAAAATATTATCATTTTATGTGGACATTATAAAGGAGTAGATCAAAGAGTTCGGGATCATTTTATCACTAAAGAAATCTCGATTGGTGATTATGTGTTGAGTGGAGGGGAATTAGGAGCTTTAGTATTGTCGGATGCCTTAATTCGATTGATACCAGGAGTTTTGAGTGACGAAACATCGGCATTGACAGATAGTTTTCAAGACGGATTGTTGTCAGGACCTATATATACACGCCCGGCAGATTATAAAGGATGGAAAGTTCCGGACGTATTGATGAGTGGTCATTTTGCAAAAATTGACAAATGGAGAGAAGATATGGCGTATGAGCATACCAAAAATAGACGTCCCGATTTGCTCGATGAAAATAATTTATAA
- a CDS encoding NIPSNAP family protein, with product MKTTKLFFLLIIVFSMSSFIKKETEIKTETESIRSSREFYQLKTYLLHSEQQEQTIDKYLKEAYLPGLKRIGIQNIGVFKAKSNATDSIKKIIVVIPFTSMKQFLSIDEKLAKDNTYLAAGADYLKASYKQAPYIRIESVLLNAFSDHPFLTTPKLEGPRANRVYELRSYESATEAIYKNKVDMFNAGGEITLFDRLTFNAVFYGEVLSGAKMPNLMYMTTFENQESRDAHWKSFVDSPEWKALIAMEKYKNNISHIDITFLYPTDYSDY from the coding sequence ATGAAAACAACCAAATTATTCTTTCTCCTTATTATTGTCTTTTCTATGAGCAGCTTTATAAAAAAAGAGACTGAAATTAAAACAGAGACCGAATCAATACGTTCGTCAAGAGAATTCTACCAACTCAAAACCTATCTTCTACATTCAGAGCAACAAGAACAAACTATTGACAAATACCTGAAAGAAGCCTATTTGCCGGGACTAAAAAGAATAGGAATTCAAAACATAGGCGTTTTCAAAGCAAAATCTAATGCTACCGATTCTATTAAAAAAATCATCGTCGTAATTCCGTTTACCTCCATGAAACAGTTTTTAAGTATTGACGAAAAACTGGCAAAAGACAATACGTATTTAGCCGCCGGAGCAGACTATTTAAAAGCATCATACAAACAAGCGCCTTATATCCGAATAGAATCTGTTTTATTAAATGCTTTTTCAGATCATCCGTTTTTAACTACTCCAAAACTAGAAGGTCCAAGAGCTAATCGAGTTTACGAATTAAGAAGTTACGAATCTGCAACCGAAGCCATTTACAAAAACAAAGTGGACATGTTTAATGCCGGTGGAGAAATCACACTTTTTGACCGCCTTACCTTTAATGCTGTTTTTTACGGAGAAGTTCTTTCGGGAGCCAAAATGCCTAACCTTATGTATATGACTACTTTCGAAAATCAAGAAAGTCGGGATGCGCATTGGAAATCTTTTGTAGATTCTCCAGAATGGAAAGCTCTGATTGCTATGGAAAAATACAAAAACAACATTTCCCATATCGACATTACGTTTTTATATCCAACTGATTATTCTGACTACTAA
- the nirB gene encoding nitrite reductase large subunit NirB, which yields MIKVIVVGNGMVGYKFCEKFITKKGQEEYQITVFGEEPRRAYDRVHLSEYFGGKSADDLSLSTAAWYEENNITLNTSELVLKIDKENKIISTHLHQEYAYDYLVLATGSSAFVPPIKGVEKEGVFVYRTIEDLDAIMAYAKKIKQNGATEAAVLGGGLLGLEAAKAVYDLGLNPHVVEFAPRLMPRQLDKGASDMLQAKIEELNIGIHLNKATQYIDGEDCIKGMMFANDELLKVDMLVISAGIKPRDELARVSGLEVGERGGVVVNNQMQTSDSSIYAIGEVALYTGMIYGLVAPGYEMADVAAEQILQGTKTMRETIDMSTQLKLIGVEVASFGDPFIENETVTAIVYENKFNGIYKRINVTKDGKTLLGGILVGDSSDYNALFQIYSNAMALPKNPEDLILGSRGGEASTLGSAIDLPDTAIICSCENVTKGAICCSITDETCSSLSDVVKLTKATTGCGGCKPMVVDLVKATQKSIGKEVKDVICEHFKYNRQELFDLVKINKYTNYFDVLDWHGSGDGCEVCKPVIASIFSSIYNDTANKHLTTQDTNDRFLANIQRNGTYSVVPRIAGGEITAEKLIAIGEVAKQFNLYTKITGAQRVDLFGAHLDDLPKIWKILIDNGFESGHAYGKSLRAVKSCVGNAWCRYGMDDSAGFAIEIENRYKGIRSPHKLKGGVSACIRECAEARGKDFGLIAVEGGWNLYICGNGGANPKHAVLLAEKIDKATCIKYLDRFLMFYIRTAGPLIRTSTWLEKLDGGLDYLKEVVIEDRLGIVNTLETEMQGLVDTFECEWKQVIEKPRLMDRFRHFVNSDEKDDNIEFVSLRDQKMPKPW from the coding sequence ATGATTAAAGTAATAGTAGTCGGAAACGGCATGGTGGGGTACAAGTTTTGTGAAAAATTTATCACAAAAAAAGGACAGGAAGAGTATCAAATAACCGTATTTGGAGAAGAACCAAGACGCGCTTATGATCGTGTTCACTTAAGCGAATACTTTGGTGGCAAAAGCGCTGATGATCTATCATTATCAACAGCTGCTTGGTATGAAGAGAATAACATTACCTTAAATACTTCGGAATTAGTTTTAAAAATTGACAAAGAAAACAAAATCATAAGTACACATCTCCATCAAGAGTATGCGTACGACTACTTAGTTTTAGCAACAGGCTCCTCTGCTTTCGTCCCTCCTATTAAAGGAGTCGAAAAAGAAGGTGTTTTTGTATACCGAACCATCGAAGATTTGGATGCAATCATGGCTTACGCCAAAAAGATAAAACAAAATGGCGCTACCGAAGCCGCTGTTCTTGGTGGTGGATTATTAGGGCTGGAAGCTGCAAAAGCAGTATATGACTTAGGATTAAATCCACACGTAGTTGAATTTGCACCGCGATTGATGCCAAGACAATTAGACAAAGGAGCCAGCGATATGCTTCAAGCAAAAATTGAAGAACTAAATATTGGCATTCATCTCAACAAAGCCACACAATATATTGATGGTGAAGACTGCATAAAAGGGATGATGTTTGCAAATGATGAATTGTTAAAAGTAGATATGTTGGTTATTTCTGCCGGTATAAAACCCCGTGACGAACTGGCCAGAGTTTCCGGACTGGAAGTTGGAGAACGCGGCGGTGTTGTGGTAAACAATCAAATGCAAACATCAGATTCTTCTATTTATGCCATTGGTGAAGTCGCACTTTATACGGGAATGATCTATGGTTTAGTAGCACCGGGTTACGAAATGGCCGATGTTGCTGCAGAACAAATTTTACAAGGCACAAAAACGATGAGAGAAACCATCGATATGTCTACACAATTAAAATTAATTGGTGTTGAAGTAGCAAGTTTTGGAGATCCTTTCATTGAAAACGAAACCGTAACGGCCATTGTTTATGAAAATAAATTCAACGGAATTTATAAAAGAATTAATGTTACCAAAGACGGAAAAACCCTTTTAGGCGGAATATTAGTGGGTGATTCCAGCGATTATAATGCGTTGTTCCAAATTTACAGCAATGCTATGGCATTGCCCAAAAATCCGGAAGACTTGATTCTGGGTTCACGAGGCGGAGAAGCTTCTACCTTGGGAAGCGCAATAGATTTGCCCGATACTGCGATTATTTGCTCTTGCGAAAATGTTACAAAAGGCGCTATTTGTTGTTCTATTACAGATGAAACCTGCTCCAGCTTATCCGATGTAGTCAAACTTACTAAAGCCACTACAGGTTGCGGAGGTTGTAAACCTATGGTTGTTGATTTGGTAAAAGCCACTCAAAAATCAATTGGAAAAGAAGTCAAAGATGTGATTTGTGAGCATTTTAAATACAATCGTCAAGAGTTATTTGACCTTGTAAAAATCAATAAATACACCAATTATTTTGATGTATTAGACTGGCACGGTTCAGGTGATGGCTGCGAAGTTTGTAAACCCGTTATCGCTTCCATTTTCTCAAGTATTTACAATGATACTGCTAATAAACACCTGACCACACAAGATACTAATGATCGATTTTTGGCCAACATTCAAAGAAACGGAACCTACTCTGTAGTGCCAAGAATTGCCGGTGGAGAAATTACTGCCGAAAAACTAATTGCCATTGGCGAAGTAGCCAAGCAATTTAATTTATACACGAAAATTACAGGAGCACAACGTGTCGATTTATTTGGTGCTCATTTAGATGATTTACCAAAAATTTGGAAAATATTAATCGATAATGGTTTCGAAAGTGGACATGCGTACGGAAAATCACTTCGTGCCGTAAAGAGTTGCGTAGGAAATGCTTGGTGTCGTTACGGAATGGATGACAGCGCCGGTTTTGCCATTGAAATTGAAAACCGATACAAAGGAATTCGTTCTCCGCACAAACTAAAAGGAGGCGTTTCTGCTTGTATTCGCGAATGTGCCGAAGCCAGAGGAAAGGATTTTGGATTAATCGCTGTAGAAGGCGGCTGGAACTTATACATCTGCGGAAATGGTGGTGCAAATCCAAAACATGCCGTTTTATTAGCCGAAAAAATCGACAAAGCCACTTGTATTAAATACTTAGATCGCTTCTTGATGTTTTACATCCGTACGGCCGGTCCTTTGATACGAACTTCAACCTGGTTAGAAAAACTGGATGGCGGATTAGACTACTTGAAAGAAGTTGTAATTGAAGACCGTTTAGGAATTGTTAACACATTAGAAACTGAAATGCAAGGTTTAGTCGATACTTTCGAATGCGAATGGAAACAAGTGATAGAAAAACCACGATTAATGGATCGCTTCCGTCACTTTGTCAATTCAGATGAAAAAGATGACAATATTGAATTCGTTTCTTTAAGAGATCAAAAAATGCCAAAACCTTGGTAA
- the nirD gene encoding nitrite reductase small subunit NirD: MEDILSQYGTVHPNDVKIWFKAGKISDFSTNRGGCIKYKNKQIAVFNFSRRNQWFACQNACPHKMEMVLSRGMLGSADDIPKIACPMHKKTFSLVDGSNLNGEDYSIATYPVKIVEDEVFVGFLE; the protein is encoded by the coding sequence ATGGAAGATATCTTAAGTCAATACGGAACAGTACATCCAAACGATGTAAAAATATGGTTCAAAGCTGGAAAAATAAGTGATTTTTCGACAAATAGAGGCGGTTGTATCAAATACAAAAACAAACAAATTGCCGTATTTAATTTCAGTCGTCGCAACCAATGGTTTGCCTGCCAAAATGCTTGTCCGCATAAAATGGAAATGGTGTTATCAAGAGGAATGCTAGGTTCGGCAGATGATATTCCAAAAATCGCCTGCCCGATGCACAAAAAAACATTTTCTCTGGTAGACGGTTCTAATTTAAATGGTGAAGACTACTCCATTGCTACTTATCCCGTAAAAATTGTGGAAGACGAAGTATTCGTTGGCTTTTTGGAATAA
- a CDS encoding DUF4202 domain-containing protein — MTMTPFQNASTWINAENAQDPNSEIYQSKTYPKELLYSNRMYEKLMDFEPNASEEVQIASKAQHICRWKITRESYPMDRVGYLKWREDLKKFHAKTTAEILEKAGYSEEFIARVSFLIEKKLLKKDTETQLLEDVICLVFLEYYLEPFVQKHDAEKLKNIILKTWNKMSEKGHQEALKINFSATNFQLIKDALGL, encoded by the coding sequence ATGACAATGACACCATTTCAGAACGCTAGCACATGGATAAATGCCGAAAATGCACAAGATCCAAACAGCGAAATATACCAATCTAAAACCTATCCAAAAGAATTATTATATTCAAATCGAATGTATGAAAAGCTGATGGATTTTGAGCCAAATGCTTCCGAAGAAGTTCAAATTGCTTCAAAAGCGCAACACATTTGTCGATGGAAAATAACGCGAGAATCGTATCCTATGGATCGTGTGGGTTATTTAAAATGGAGAGAAGATTTGAAAAAATTTCATGCCAAAACAACAGCTGAAATTTTAGAAAAAGCAGGATATTCCGAAGAATTTATTGCAAGAGTTTCTTTTCTTATCGAAAAAAAATTGCTTAAAAAAGATACCGAAACCCAACTTTTGGAAGACGTAATCTGTTTGGTATTTCTGGAGTATTATTTAGAGCCTTTTGTACAAAAACATGATGCCGAAAAACTCAAAAATATCATTTTGAAAACATGGAATAAAATGTCTGAAAAAGGGCATCAGGAAGCTTTAAAAATAAACTTCAGCGCTACAAACTTTCAATTGATAAAAGACGCTCTTGGATTGTAA
- a CDS encoding ATP-binding protein, with the protein MRNSAAASVDISFKNLRRLYLFALLTIAVTVLLSQLLIQYNLNSQLSDSRIINISGKQRMLSQKLIKEILILNFVTDTTKSKEEITQINKTISLWKFNQNVLENGNDSLGFPKEKSKALAALFKGIRPNFKAIIDASALFLENKKTKKESAENQKLVQIILKNEAVFLSKMNQIVGEYDKEALKKVTLQSKTEYAILLFTILVLLLEFIFIFKPTNKKVEKLISKLLFSEKKALKLAHDTEIISEIKENSVKELKSLNYAMENTLLYCRVAPDGSLIHIGEKFSKLLQYNPFLSDKTFSQVLTPIEKEQLTIDRIISERQRSGWQGELNITNRNGESIWLDLSMVPVTIKKEESELLIICFDITERKKAEREVDRLNTENVTDKINQQKVISSKIVENQENEQNRIAREIHDGIGQMLTGLKFSLESINLDDKEKSAQKIEYLKKLSLDIIKGVRTATFNLMPPELSDHGIVSSLAKLTQELSKLTGKNILFYNKTNFDKRLDSLIEINIYRLTQEAINNAIKYADSTHIIVQLSHSNNILSITIDDNGKGFDVVAAEKKRNSESGMGLLFMKERIQYINGRVFINSIPGEGTRITFNIPI; encoded by the coding sequence ATGAGAAACAGCGCCGCAGCATCTGTCGATATTTCTTTCAAAAATCTAAGGCGATTGTATCTTTTTGCCTTGTTGACTATTGCTGTAACGGTACTTTTGAGCCAGCTTTTGATACAATACAATCTCAACAGTCAGTTGAGTGATTCCCGAATTATTAATATTTCGGGAAAACAAAGAATGCTGAGTCAAAAATTGATAAAGGAGATTTTAATTCTCAATTTCGTAACCGATACGACCAAAAGCAAAGAGGAAATTACCCAAATCAACAAGACCATTTCACTTTGGAAATTTAACCAAAATGTATTGGAAAACGGAAATGACAGTCTGGGTTTTCCAAAAGAAAAAAGCAAAGCACTTGCTGCATTATTTAAAGGAATCAGACCAAATTTTAAAGCTATTATTGATGCTTCGGCCCTTTTTTTAGAAAATAAAAAAACAAAAAAAGAGTCTGCCGAAAATCAAAAATTAGTGCAAATAATCCTTAAAAACGAAGCTGTTTTTCTTTCGAAAATGAACCAAATTGTTGGCGAATATGACAAAGAAGCGCTCAAAAAAGTAACCTTACAAAGCAAAACTGAATATGCAATTCTGCTATTCACCATTTTAGTTTTACTGTTAGAATTCATTTTCATCTTCAAACCAACGAACAAAAAGGTTGAAAAACTCATTTCGAAACTTTTATTCTCCGAGAAAAAAGCACTGAAACTAGCACATGATACCGAAATCATCAGTGAAATAAAGGAAAACTCCGTCAAAGAATTGAAATCACTCAATTACGCCATGGAAAACACGCTGTTGTATTGCCGCGTTGCTCCGGATGGTTCTTTGATACATATTGGTGAGAAATTCTCGAAATTGCTGCAATACAATCCGTTTCTCTCGGACAAAACTTTTTCACAAGTGCTGACTCCAATAGAAAAAGAACAGCTTACAATTGACCGAATTATTTCCGAAAGACAACGAAGCGGCTGGCAAGGCGAACTTAATATAACCAATAGAAACGGAGAATCGATTTGGCTTGATTTATCGATGGTTCCCGTGACCATCAAAAAAGAAGAATCCGAGTTATTGATTATTTGTTTTGACATCACCGAACGTAAAAAAGCAGAACGCGAAGTCGATCGACTGAACACCGAAAATGTTACCGATAAAATCAATCAACAAAAAGTAATTTCGAGCAAGATTGTCGAAAATCAGGAAAACGAACAAAATCGTATTGCCCGAGAAATCCATGATGGAATTGGCCAAATGCTAACCGGATTAAAATTTAGCCTCGAAAGCATTAATTTAGACGATAAAGAAAAATCAGCACAAAAAATTGAGTATCTGAAAAAACTGTCTTTAGACATTATAAAAGGAGTGCGAACCGCTACTTTCAACTTGATGCCACCAGAATTGAGCGATCATGGTATTGTTTCTTCTTTGGCAAAATTGACGCAGGAATTATCAAAATTGACCGGAAAAAACATTCTGTTTTACAACAAAACCAATTTTGACAAACGACTCGATTCCTTGATTGAAATCAATATTTATCGATTGACGCAAGAAGCCATAAACAACGCCATAAAATATGCGGATTCTACTCATATTATTGTGCAACTTTCGCACAGCAATAATATTTTGAGTATTACTATTGACGATAACGGAAAAGGGTTTGATGTTGTTGCCGCAGAAAAAAAGAGAAACAGCGAATCCGGAATGGGATTATTGTTCATGAAAGAACGGATTCAATACATCAACGGGCGTGTTTTTATTAACTCTATTCCAGGAGAAGGAACGCGAATCACGTTTAACATTCCCATTTAA
- a CDS encoding response regulator transcription factor has protein sequence MNNTIRVVLADDHVFVRDGIKSLLENEANIEVVGEATDGLEALKMVETTHPDLLILDIRMPNLTGIEVVEKLRSQNNLVKIVMLSMHESEEYVLKSIKAGADGYLLKGSSKEEFLKALHTVSNGGKYFSGDISSILIGQLTNPTAVQETKPAQEDELMITKREKEILKLLLSGKGNKEIAEALDISKRTAEVHRFNLMKKLKVKNLMELSNKANEFALL, from the coding sequence ATGAATAATACTATTCGAGTTGTTTTAGCAGATGATCACGTATTTGTTAGAGACGGAATCAAATCATTATTAGAAAACGAAGCCAATATTGAAGTGGTTGGCGAAGCCACAGATGGCTTAGAAGCACTAAAAATGGTAGAAACAACTCATCCTGATTTACTTATTTTAGACATTCGTATGCCTAATCTAACCGGAATTGAAGTCGTAGAAAAATTAAGAAGCCAAAACAATTTGGTTAAAATCGTAATGCTTTCCATGCATGAATCCGAAGAATACGTATTAAAATCAATCAAAGCCGGAGCAGATGGTTATTTGTTGAAAGGATCCAGTAAAGAAGAGTTCCTTAAAGCTTTACATACTGTCTCAAATGGAGGAAAATATTTTAGTGGTGACATCTCCTCTATTTTAATAGGACAACTTACAAATCCTACTGCAGTTCAGGAAACAAAACCAGCACAGGAAGACGAATTGATGATTACCAAACGAGAAAAAGAAATTCTAAAGCTTCTTTTATCGGGAAAAGGAAACAAAGAAATTGCAGAAGCTTTAGACATCAGCAAACGAACTGCCGAAGTACACCGTTTCAATTTGATGAAAAAATTAAAAGTCAAAAATCTGATGGAACTTTCTAATAAAGCAAATGAATTTGCTTTGTTGTAA